One part of the Eulemur rufifrons isolate Redbay chromosome 16, OSU_ERuf_1, whole genome shotgun sequence genome encodes these proteins:
- the NUP50 gene encoding nuclear pore complex protein Nup50, producing the protein MAKRIAEKELTDRNWDQEDEAEEVGTFSVASEEVLKNRAIKKAKRRNVGFESDSGGAFKGFKGLVVPSGGGGFSAFGSSTGGKPLEGLSNGNSTTVTSPFTSARVATETQAAFGSIAANGPTTLVDKKISNPKTNGDSQQPSCSGLASSKAYASNTYNKQLAALNCSVRDWIVKHVNANPLCDLTPIFKDYEKYLANIEQQHGNSVDNDSQSETNKTSVETQSPSLFGSTKLQQESAFLFPGNKTEDTSEKETEVVSEKKMDPSLGATSASFNFGKKIDSSVLGSLSSGPLAGFSFSSGNSSLFGKDTTQSKPVSSPLSTKTLESQAEGGGNECKGGDDEENEEPPKVEVTEVKEEDAFYSKKCKLFYKKDNEFKEKGVGTLHLKPTANQKTQLLVRADTNLGNILLNVLIPPNMPCTRTGKNNVLIVCVPNPPVDEKNATTPVTMLIRVKTSEDADELHKILLEKKDA; encoded by the exons ATGGCCAAAAGAATTGCTGAGAAGGAATTGACAGATAGGAACTGGGATCAAGAAGATGAAGCTGAAGAG GTGGGAACATTCTCAGTGGCCAGTGAGGAAGTCCTGAAGAATAGAGCCATAAAGAAAGCAAAGCGTAGAAATGTTGGATTTGAA TCTGATAGTGGAGGAGCCTTTAAAGGATTTAAAGGTTTGGTTGTACCTTCTGGAGGAGGAGGGTTTTCTGCATTTGGTAGTAGCACTGGAGGGAAGCCTCTAGAAGGACTGTCAAATGGAAACAGCACAACTGTCACCTCTCCCTTCACCAGTGCAAGAGTGGCAACAGAGACCCAGGCAGCCTTTG GTTCTATTGCTGCAAATGGCCCTACCACCTTGGTTGATAAAAAGATTTCAAATCCCAAAACTAATGGTGACAGTCAGCAGCCTTCCTGCTCTGGCCTTGCTTCCAGCAAAGCCTATGCCAGTAACACCTATAACAAGCAGTTGGCTGCCTTGAACTGCTCTGTCCGGGACTGGATAGTGAAGCACGTGAATGCAAACCCACTCTGTGACCTGACACCCATCTTTAAAGACTATGAGAAATACTTAGCAAACATTGAACAGCAACACGGAAACAGTGTTGATAATGATTCTCAAAGTGAAACTAACAAGACATCGGTTGAAACACAGTCTCCTTCCCTATTTGGCTCAACAAAATTACAGCAAGAGTCAGCATTTTTGTTCCCCGGCAACAAAACTGAAGATACATCTGAAAAGGAGACTGAGGTTGTGTCTGAAAAGAAAATGGACCCATCACTAGGAGCAACAAGTGCCTCGTTTAATTTTGGCAAGAAAATTGATAGCTCTGTTTTGGGCTCACTAAGCTCTGGCCCCCTGGctggattttcattttcctctggaAACTCCAGTTTATTTGGCAAAGATACTACCCAGAGTAAACCAGTTTCTTCACCATTGTCCACTAAAACACTGGAGAGCCAAGCAGAAGGTGGCGGTAATGAATGCAAAG GTGGAGATGATGAAGAGAATGAGGAACCACCCAAAGTAGAAGTTACTGAAGTAAAAGAAGAAGATGCTTTTTACTCCAAAAA GTGTAAACTATTTTACAAGAAAGACAATGAATTTAAAGAGAAAGGTGTGGGTACTCTGCATTTGAAACCTACAGCAAACCAGAAGACACAGCTTTTGGTACGGGCAGACACCAATTTAG GCAACATATTGCTGAATGTTCTGATTCCACCCAATATGCCATGTACCCGAACAGGGAAAAATAACGTCCTTATTGTCTGTGTTCCAAACCCACctgttgatgagaagaatgccACTACCCCAGTTACCATGTTAATTCGGGTAAAAACTAGCGAGGATGCAGATGAGTTGCACAAAATTTTACTGGAGAAAAAAGATGCCTGA